In one window of Nitrospira sp. DNA:
- a CDS encoding aminotransferase class IV, protein MWVFLNDRFVRKEEALVSVFDHGFLYGDGVYETLRSYGSRIFMRDQHLARLRRSAEAIGLDIPIPESQWPELLHEAMHRNGIGNAQADAYLRITVSRGTGEIGLDPGLCPRATVVIMAKTLHPSPSALSRDGVALTIARTRRNLPEALSPQIKSTNFLNNILAKRESIAAGTFDSLFLNWKDELTECTISNLFFIYGGTLHTPALDCGILDGITRTIVMTLAQEEGLSVREGHYYVADLQRAEECFLTNTSMEIMPVSRVDSIAIGDGKPGPLTRRLQTRFADSRTRFLEPAS, encoded by the coding sequence ATGTGGGTGTTTCTCAATGATCGGTTTGTGCGCAAAGAAGAAGCCCTCGTCTCCGTGTTCGACCATGGGTTTCTCTATGGTGACGGCGTCTACGAAACTCTTCGTTCCTATGGATCCCGCATCTTCATGCGCGACCAGCACCTAGCCAGACTCCGGCGCTCCGCCGAAGCCATCGGCCTGGACATTCCCATTCCGGAGTCACAATGGCCGGAGCTGCTCCACGAAGCGATGCATCGCAACGGAATCGGGAACGCGCAAGCGGACGCGTACCTCCGGATCACCGTCTCACGCGGCACGGGGGAAATCGGCCTCGATCCCGGTCTCTGCCCGCGGGCCACAGTGGTCATCATGGCAAAGACGCTCCATCCCTCTCCTTCCGCCCTCTCCCGCGATGGGGTGGCTCTGACCATCGCCAGGACCAGGCGAAATCTGCCCGAAGCGCTGTCTCCGCAGATTAAGTCCACCAATTTTCTGAACAACATTCTTGCCAAACGTGAATCGATTGCAGCCGGTACCTTCGACAGCCTGTTTTTGAACTGGAAGGATGAGCTGACCGAATGCACGATCAGCAACCTCTTCTTCATCTACGGCGGAACCCTCCATACCCCCGCACTGGACTGCGGCATCTTGGACGGCATCACGAGAACCATCGTCATGACCCTCGCGCAAGAGGAAGGATTATCCGTCCGGGAAGGCCACTATTACGTCGCGGACCTCCAGCGCGCGGAGGAATGTTTTCTGACCAATACCAGCATGGAAATCATGCCGGTGAGCAGGGTCGATTCGATCGCCATCGGCGATGGCAAGCCGGGCCCGCTGACCCGTCGGCTGCAGACCCGATTCGCGGACAGCCGGACGAGGTTTCTCGAACCGGCCTCGTAG